From the genome of Halomonas sp. 1513, one region includes:
- a CDS encoding dTMP kinase, whose amino-acid sequence MQQRGRFITLEGGEGVGKTTNMAWVCDWLGARGIEVVRSREPGGTPRAEAIRELLLDPASDEPLDDDAELLLVFAARAQHLARVIRPALARGAWVVCDRFTDATFAYQGGGRGLPAARIAALEDFVQGQLRPDLTLLLDMPLAAARQRLAARGSQPDRFEREREAFFTRVRDAYLARAAQAPERIAVIDAGGTLDAVQAQLGERLAALLEAPS is encoded by the coding sequence ATGCAGCAGCGCGGACGTTTTATCACCCTCGAAGGCGGCGAAGGGGTCGGCAAGACCACCAACATGGCCTGGGTCTGCGACTGGCTCGGCGCCCGCGGCATCGAGGTGGTACGCAGCCGCGAGCCGGGCGGCACGCCGCGCGCCGAAGCGATCCGCGAACTACTGCTCGACCCTGCCAGCGACGAGCCGCTGGACGACGATGCCGAGCTGCTGCTGGTGTTCGCCGCCCGCGCCCAGCATCTGGCGCGGGTGATCCGCCCGGCGCTGGCGCGCGGCGCCTGGGTGGTGTGCGACCGCTTCACCGATGCCACCTTCGCCTACCAGGGCGGCGGGCGCGGCCTGCCGGCGGCGCGGATTGCCGCCCTGGAAGATTTCGTGCAGGGCCAGCTGCGCCCCGACCTGACCCTGCTGCTGGACATGCCGCTGGCGGCGGCCCGACAGCGCCTGGCAGCGCGAGGCTCGCAGCCGGACCGCTTCGAGCGCGAGCGCGAGGCCTTCTTTACACGGGTCCGTGATGCCTACCTGGCGCGCGCCGCCCAGGCGCCCGAGCGCATCGCGGTGATCGATGCCGGCGGGACGCTCGATGCCGTTCAGGCCCAGCTCGGTGAGCGCCTGGCAGCGCTGCTGGAGGCCCCGTCATGA
- a CDS encoding BCR, YceG family protein, which yields MRVVKGLLVLVIVAAAAVYGGYRYWESRLEAPLALAENTLYEVPRGAGYNRVVADLAARGIIADDWAFRLLTRIEPESVPRLRAGEYMLEADMSGRELIELLGSDRVVTYPLTIPEGWTFRQMRQLLDNAPKLDNRTQGLSDDEVMALLDREGVHPEGWFFPDTYRYHKGVSDLEILQQALSRMERVLEEVWEARDDDLTIDSPYEALIMASLIERETGAPEERREIAGVFKRRMQTGMRLQTDPTVIYGMGERYEGRITRADLQEATPYNTYVIDGMPPTPIAMPGRASLEAAVNPLPGETLYFVSRGDGTHHFSRTLREHNNAVNRYIRNR from the coding sequence ATGCGAGTGGTGAAAGGCCTGCTGGTGCTGGTCATAGTGGCGGCAGCCGCCGTCTATGGGGGCTATCGTTATTGGGAGTCGCGACTCGAGGCGCCCCTGGCGTTGGCCGAGAACACCCTCTACGAGGTGCCGCGCGGCGCCGGCTACAATCGTGTGGTGGCCGACCTGGCGGCGCGTGGGATCATCGCCGACGACTGGGCGTTTCGGCTGCTGACGCGGATCGAACCCGAGTCGGTGCCGCGCCTGCGCGCCGGCGAGTACATGCTCGAAGCGGACATGAGCGGCCGCGAGCTGATCGAGCTGCTGGGCAGCGACCGTGTGGTCACCTATCCGCTGACGATTCCCGAGGGCTGGACCTTCCGCCAGATGCGCCAGCTGCTCGACAACGCCCCCAAGCTCGACAATCGCACCCAAGGCCTCTCCGACGACGAGGTGATGGCGCTGCTCGACCGCGAGGGCGTGCATCCCGAGGGCTGGTTCTTCCCCGATACCTATCGCTACCACAAGGGCGTCAGCGACCTGGAGATCCTTCAGCAGGCGCTGAGCCGTATGGAGCGAGTGCTGGAAGAGGTGTGGGAGGCGCGCGACGACGACCTGACCATCGACTCGCCCTATGAGGCGCTGATCATGGCCTCGCTGATCGAGCGCGAAACCGGCGCGCCGGAAGAGCGCCGCGAGATCGCCGGGGTGTTCAAGCGACGCATGCAGACGGGCATGCGGCTGCAGACCGACCCCACGGTGATCTACGGCATGGGCGAGCGCTACGAGGGGCGCATCACCCGCGCCGACCTGCAGGAAGCCACGCCCTACAATACCTATGTGATCGACGGCATGCCGCCGACGCCCATCGCCATGCCCGGGCGAGCCTCGCTCGAGGCCGCGGTCAACCCGCTGCCCGGCGAGACGCTCTATTTCGTCTCCCGGGGCGACGGCACCCATCACTTCTCCCGTACGCTGCGCGAGCACAATAACGCGGTCAATCGGTATATACGGAATCGCTGA
- a CDS encoding aminodeoxychorismate lyase — MDTLPLDDRGLAYGDGLFETVLLRDGQPLLWREHLARLQRGAERLGFAAPDADSLRACCAEAPAGLAVLKLIVTRGSGGRGYRPPAEASPQLRWQVGAFTPQPERWRDGVRVRHCRLRLGRQPALAGIKHLNRLENVLARSEWQDDAIAEGLLSDSHGLLVEATCMNLFWSRHGRLETPRLENCGVAGTLREALLAELAISEVEAGPAVLLDAEAVWLGNSLQGLWPLVRLDDAQGECLRRWTLDARHRLLQDAAHALLGYPSPR; from the coding sequence GTGGATACGCTGCCGCTCGACGATCGCGGACTGGCCTACGGCGATGGCCTATTCGAGACCGTGCTGCTACGGGACGGCCAGCCGCTGCTGTGGCGCGAGCATCTGGCGCGGCTGCAGCGCGGTGCCGAGCGGCTGGGGTTCGCCGCGCCCGATGCCGATAGCCTGCGCGCCTGCTGTGCCGAAGCGCCAGCCGGGCTCGCCGTGCTCAAGCTGATCGTCACCCGCGGCAGTGGCGGGCGCGGCTACCGGCCGCCGGCCGAAGCGTCACCGCAACTGCGCTGGCAGGTTGGTGCGTTTACCCCGCAGCCCGAGCGCTGGCGTGACGGCGTACGGGTGCGTCACTGCCGGCTGCGCCTGGGGCGCCAGCCGGCACTTGCCGGGATCAAGCACCTCAACCGCCTGGAGAATGTGCTGGCGCGCAGCGAATGGCAGGACGACGCCATTGCCGAGGGCCTGCTCAGCGACAGCCACGGGCTGCTGGTCGAGGCGACCTGCATGAACCTGTTCTGGTCGCGGCACGGTCGCCTCGAGACCCCACGGCTGGAGAACTGCGGTGTGGCCGGGACCCTGCGCGAGGCACTGCTGGCGGAGCTGGCCATCAGCGAGGTCGAGGCCGGCCCGGCGGTACTGCTCGATGCCGAGGCGGTGTGGCTGGGCAATTCGCTGCAGGGCCTGTGGCCGCTGGTACGGCTGGACGACGCCCAAGGCGAGTGCCTACGCCGCTGGACGCTGGACGCGCGTCACCGCCTGTTGCAGGATGCCGCGCATGCGCTGTTGGGCTATCCGTCGCCACGTTGA
- a CDS encoding beta-ketoacyl-[acyl-carrier-protein] synthase II has translation MSRKRVVVTGLGLVTPVGNTVDASWANIVAGKSGIAAIEHFDVSGFNTRFGGSVKDFDISPYLNPKDARKMDLFIQYGVAAGAQAISDAGLECTEDNADRIGVAIGSGIGGLPMIEHNHNALNKGGARRISPFFVPGSIINMISGNLAIQHGFRGPNIAITTACTTGTHNIGYSARTIAYGDADVMICGGAEMATTPLGLGGFSAARALSTRNDDPAAASRPWDRDRDGFVLSDGAGVMVLEEYEHAKARGATIYAELKGFGMSDDAYHMTAPPEDGRGAALSMQNAVRDAGIDAASIDYINAHGTSTPAGDLAESRAVRKVMGSGAESVAVSSTKSMIGHLLGAAGAVEAVFSVLAIRDQVAPPTINLDTPQEGCDLDYVPHTAREMKIDVTLSNSFGFGGTNGSLIFTRV, from the coding sequence ATGTCTCGGAAAAGGGTCGTGGTGACCGGGCTCGGTCTGGTAACGCCGGTGGGTAACACCGTCGACGCGAGTTGGGCGAATATTGTGGCCGGCAAGAGCGGCATTGCCGCCATCGAGCATTTCGATGTCAGCGGCTTCAACACGCGCTTCGGCGGCTCGGTGAAGGACTTCGATATCAGTCCTTACCTGAACCCCAAGGACGCGCGCAAGATGGACCTGTTCATCCAGTATGGCGTGGCTGCGGGAGCGCAGGCGATCAGCGATGCCGGCCTCGAGTGCACCGAGGACAACGCCGATCGCATCGGCGTGGCAATCGGTTCGGGGATCGGCGGGCTGCCGATGATCGAGCACAACCATAACGCCCTCAACAAGGGCGGTGCGCGGCGCATCTCGCCGTTCTTCGTGCCGGGTTCGATCATCAATATGATCTCCGGCAACCTGGCGATCCAGCATGGCTTTCGCGGGCCCAATATCGCCATCACCACCGCCTGCACCACCGGCACCCACAACATCGGCTACAGCGCTCGCACCATCGCCTACGGCGACGCCGACGTGATGATCTGCGGCGGTGCCGAGATGGCCACCACGCCGCTCGGCCTGGGCGGCTTCTCGGCTGCGCGTGCGCTGTCGACGCGCAACGACGATCCCGCGGCGGCCAGCCGTCCCTGGGATCGCGACCGCGACGGCTTCGTGCTCTCCGACGGTGCCGGCGTGATGGTGCTCGAAGAGTACGAGCACGCCAAGGCGCGCGGGGCGACCATCTACGCCGAGCTCAAGGGCTTCGGCATGAGCGATGACGCCTACCACATGACCGCGCCGCCGGAAGACGGCCGCGGGGCAGCGCTATCGATGCAGAATGCGGTGCGCGATGCGGGCATCGACGCCGCCAGCATCGACTACATCAACGCCCACGGCACCTCCACGCCCGCCGGCGATCTCGCCGAGAGCCGCGCGGTCAGGAAGGTCATGGGCAGTGGCGCCGAATCGGTGGCGGTCAGCTCCACCAAGTCGATGATCGGCCATCTGCTGGGGGCCGCCGGGGCGGTGGAGGCGGTGTTCAGCGTGCTGGCGATCCGCGATCAGGTGGCGCCCCCGACCATCAATCTGGACACCCCCCAGGAGGGCTGCGATCTCGACTACGTGCCGCACACGGCGCGGGAGATGAAGATCGACGTGACGCTGTCCAACTCGTTCGGCTTCGGCGGCACCAACGGCTCGCTGATCTTCACCCGCGTCTGA
- a CDS encoding acyl carrier protein, which translates to MSTIEERVKKVVAERLNVKEEDIQNTSSFTEDLGADSLDTVELVMALEEEFDTEIPDEEAEKITTVQEAIDYVNAHQ; encoded by the coding sequence ATGAGCACTATCGAAGAGCGCGTGAAGAAGGTTGTGGCCGAGCGCCTGAACGTCAAGGAAGAGGACATCCAGAACACCTCCTCCTTCACCGAAGACCTCGGCGCCGATTCGCTGGATACCGTCGAGCTGGTGATGGCGCTCGAAGAGGAATTCGATACCGAGATTCCCGACGAAGAAGCCGAGAAGATCACCACCGTTCAGGAAGCGATCGACTACGTCAACGCTCACCAGTAA
- the fabG gene encoding 3-oxoacyl-ACP reductase (catalyzes the first of the two reduction steps in the elongation cycle of fatty acid synthesis), which yields MTQSGQAMSEARIALVTGASRGIGRAIAHELGRQGRVVIGTATSESGAAKIDADLKAQGIQGAGRCLDVTDQASVDALVKAIGEEFGAPTILVNNAGITRDNLLMRMKEDEWDSVLDTNLKSVYRVSKACLRGMTKVRFGRIVSISSVVATMGNLGQSNYAAAKAGMEGFSRALAREVASRNITVNNVAPGFIATDMTEALPEAQHEMLLGQIPLSRLGQPEEIAAAVGFLTGETAGYITGETLHVNGGMNMR from the coding sequence ATGACTCAATCGGGACAGGCTATGAGCGAAGCGAGAATTGCATTGGTCACCGGCGCCAGCCGCGGTATCGGGCGCGCCATCGCCCACGAGCTGGGCCGCCAGGGTCGCGTGGTGATTGGCACCGCGACCAGCGAAAGCGGTGCGGCGAAGATCGATGCCGATCTCAAGGCCCAGGGGATCCAGGGCGCCGGCCGTTGCCTGGATGTCACCGACCAGGCCAGCGTCGATGCGCTGGTCAAGGCCATTGGCGAGGAGTTCGGCGCACCGACCATTCTCGTCAACAATGCCGGCATCACCCGCGACAATCTGCTGATGCGCATGAAAGAGGACGAGTGGGATTCGGTGCTCGACACCAATCTCAAGTCGGTCTATCGCGTCAGCAAGGCGTGTCTGCGCGGCATGACCAAGGTGCGTTTCGGGCGTATCGTCAGCATCAGCTCGGTGGTGGCGACCATGGGCAATCTCGGCCAGAGCAACTATGCTGCGGCCAAGGCTGGTATGGAGGGCTTCTCCCGGGCCTTGGCGCGGGAAGTGGCGTCGCGCAATATCACCGTCAACAACGTGGCGCCGGGGTTTATCGCCACTGACATGACGGAGGCGCTGCCCGAAGCGCAGCATGAGATGCTGCTCGGCCAGATCCCGCTGTCGCGGCTCGGCCAGCCGGAGGAAATCGCCGCTGCGGTGGGTTTCCTGACCGGTGAAACGGCGGGCTACATCACCGGTGAGACGCTGCACGTGAACGGTGGCATGAACATGCGCTGA
- a CDS encoding [acyl-carrier-protein] S-malonyltransferase yields the protein MTQSLALMFPGQGSQHMGMMRELAERYSVVRTTFEEASDALGYDLWHVVQEGPEEDLNATACTQPALLTSSVAIWRVWQELEGPRPAAMAGHSLGEYSAMVCAGVMTFAEGVRLVKLRGEAMQAAVPAGEGAMAAILGLDDGAVEAACEQAAQGDVVSAVNYNAPGQVVIAGATAAVERAIAACQEAGAKRALPLPVSVPSHCALMRPAAERLEAAMGAIELRAPRYTVVQNVDALAHADVDTLRTRLIEQLYRPVRWTACVESMAAQGAEVFIECGPGKVLTGLNKRIARGSKGLAINDPDSLSAALELAHEAGKQG from the coding sequence ATGACTCAATCCCTGGCCCTCATGTTTCCGGGACAAGGCTCCCAGCACATGGGCATGATGCGCGAGTTGGCGGAACGCTATAGCGTAGTGCGCACGACCTTCGAGGAGGCCTCGGACGCGCTGGGCTACGATCTCTGGCACGTGGTGCAGGAGGGTCCCGAAGAGGACCTCAACGCCACCGCCTGTACCCAGCCGGCGCTGTTGACGTCGAGCGTGGCGATCTGGCGCGTGTGGCAGGAGCTCGAGGGGCCGCGGCCGGCGGCGATGGCCGGGCACAGCCTGGGCGAATACAGTGCCATGGTGTGCGCCGGGGTGATGACCTTTGCCGAAGGCGTGCGACTGGTCAAGCTGCGCGGCGAGGCGATGCAGGCCGCGGTGCCCGCGGGCGAGGGCGCCATGGCGGCGATCCTGGGGCTCGACGATGGCGCCGTTGAGGCGGCCTGCGAACAGGCGGCTCAGGGTGATGTGGTCTCGGCGGTCAACTATAATGCCCCCGGTCAGGTGGTGATCGCCGGCGCGACGGCGGCGGTGGAGCGTGCCATTGCCGCATGCCAGGAAGCCGGCGCCAAGCGAGCGCTGCCGCTGCCGGTGTCGGTGCCGTCGCACTGTGCGCTGATGCGACCCGCCGCCGAGCGCCTCGAGGCGGCGATGGGCGCGATCGAACTGCGCGCGCCGCGCTACACCGTGGTGCAGAATGTCGATGCGCTGGCGCATGCCGACGTCGATACCCTGCGCACGCGGCTGATCGAGCAGCTCTACCGGCCGGTGCGCTGGACCGCCTGCGTCGAGTCGATGGCGGCACAGGGCGCCGAGGTGTTCATCGAGTGCGGCCCGGGCAAGGTGCTGACGGGGCTCAATAAGCGCATCGCCCGTGGCAGCAAGGGGTTGGCGATCAACGACCCCGATAGCCTGAGCGCGGCGCTCGAACTGGCCCACGAGGCCGGCAAGCAGGGCTGA
- a CDS encoding phosphate acyltransferase, whose translation MIMRVAIDAMGGDLGPRATVQGAARALLSQSRLSASLFGPRALLAAEVDALPADLRAAAERLTLCDAPRVIDQAMKPSQALRAPRDSSLAMMLDSLVKGDADAGVSAGNTGALMALARRALGTVAGIPRPAISTAVPTREGGRCYLLDLGANVEASAARLVDFALMGAVMARRVDGLEAPRVALLNIGVEGTKGSASVREADALLREVPGLDYRGFIEGDGIYSGRVDVVVCDGFVGNAVLKASEGLARMLMERVQATFDAHWSSRLIGLLARPALRRLKRELDPVRYNGASLLGLNAIVVKSHGGADAAGFGYAVGRAMQEVDQALPQHLARELDHWRRANASVACGRGVSGADPRGMDADNPQR comes from the coding sequence CTGATCATGCGCGTCGCCATCGATGCGATGGGCGGGGACCTCGGTCCCCGCGCCACCGTCCAGGGGGCTGCGCGTGCGCTGCTTTCGCAGTCACGACTCTCTGCCAGTCTGTTCGGTCCTCGGGCGCTATTGGCGGCTGAGGTGGACGCCTTGCCTGCTGATCTGCGTGCTGCCGCCGAGCGTTTGACGCTGTGCGATGCACCGCGGGTGATCGATCAGGCCATGAAGCCCTCGCAGGCGCTACGCGCGCCGCGCGACAGCAGCCTGGCCATGATGCTCGACAGCCTGGTCAAGGGCGATGCCGACGCCGGCGTCAGTGCCGGCAATACCGGTGCGCTGATGGCCCTGGCGCGGCGCGCCTTGGGTACCGTGGCAGGCATTCCGCGGCCGGCGATCAGCACCGCGGTGCCGACCCGTGAGGGCGGCCGCTGCTACCTGCTCGATCTGGGCGCCAACGTCGAGGCGTCCGCGGCGCGGCTGGTCGACTTCGCGCTGATGGGGGCGGTGATGGCGCGGCGCGTGGATGGCCTTGAGGCGCCGCGCGTCGCGTTGCTCAATATCGGCGTCGAGGGGACAAAGGGCAGTGCCAGCGTGCGCGAGGCGGACGCCCTGCTGCGCGAGGTGCCCGGGCTGGACTATCGTGGCTTCATCGAAGGTGACGGTATCTATTCGGGGCGTGTCGATGTGGTAGTGTGCGACGGGTTCGTCGGCAACGCCGTGCTCAAGGCCAGTGAGGGCCTGGCGCGGATGTTGATGGAGCGCGTGCAGGCGACCTTCGATGCCCACTGGAGCAGTCGACTGATCGGTTTGCTGGCGCGTCCGGCGCTGCGGCGCCTCAAGCGCGAGCTCGACCCGGTGCGCTATAACGGCGCCAGTCTGCTGGGCTTGAACGCTATCGTGGTCAAGAGCCACGGCGGTGCCGACGCGGCGGGGTTCGGCTATGCGGTGGGGCGTGCCATGCAGGAGGTCGATCAGGCGCTGCCACAGCACCTGGCGCGGGAACTGGATCACTGGCGGCGTGCTAACGCGTCGGTCGCGTGCGGCCGAGGCGTTAGCGGGGCCGACCCCCGTGGAATGGACGCAGACAACCCCCAGAGGTGA
- a CDS encoding 50S ribosomal protein L32, with protein MAVQQNRKTRSKRGMRRSHDALSAPTLSQDKETGTTHLRHHVSPDGFYRGRKVVDV; from the coding sequence ATGGCAGTTCAACAGAATCGCAAGACCCGTTCCAAGCGCGGCATGCGTCGTAGCCACGATGCGCTGAGCGCGCCGACCCTGTCCCAGGACAAGGAAACCGGCACTACCCACCTGCGCCACCACGTCTCCCCGGACGGCTTCTACCGTGGCCGCAAGGTCGTCGACGTTTAA
- a CDS encoding septum formation inhibitor Maf (Maf; overexpression in Bacillus subtilis inhibits septation in the dividing cell), which translates to MPDLVLASSSRWRRQLLERLGLPFDCASPDIDETPRPGETPQALVHRLALSKASRLAEAYPAHLIIGSDQVAVFDGEILGKPGDEATARANLARFSGQRVHFITGLALLDSAHGRHQVSHATYDVVFRRLSEAEIAHYVAREQPLDSAGSFRMEGLGISLFEKLEGDDPNTLIGLPLIRLCAMLREAGMDPLAPSA; encoded by the coding sequence ATGCCGGACCTGGTCCTTGCTTCCAGCTCGCGCTGGCGACGCCAACTGCTCGAACGCCTGGGCCTGCCGTTCGACTGTGCCAGCCCCGACATCGATGAAACCCCGCGCCCCGGGGAGACCCCCCAGGCACTGGTGCATCGCCTGGCGCTGTCCAAGGCCAGTCGCCTGGCAGAGGCATACCCGGCCCATCTGATCATCGGCTCGGATCAGGTGGCCGTGTTCGACGGCGAGATCCTCGGCAAGCCCGGCGACGAGGCCACCGCCCGCGCCAACCTGGCACGCTTCTCCGGACAGCGGGTGCACTTCATCACCGGGCTGGCGCTGCTCGACAGCGCCCACGGCCGCCACCAGGTGTCCCACGCCACCTACGACGTGGTGTTTCGCCGGCTCAGCGAAGCCGAAATCGCCCACTATGTGGCCCGCGAGCAGCCCCTCGACAGCGCCGGCAGCTTTCGCATGGAGGGGCTCGGCATCAGCCTGTTCGAGAAGCTCGAGGGCGACGACCCCAATACGCTGATCGGCCTGCCGCTGATCCGGCTGTGCGCGATGCTGCGCGAGGCGGGCATGGACCCACTAGCGCCTAGCGCCTAG
- a CDS encoding S49 family peptidase, which yields MSDDKRDDPPAQDKWTQGPELSAEQRRDALAGQSGEPAAAPGDDAETLRERQRLAQIEMMDRWVGGVLTEQRRTRRWKLFFRFFFAALILASLSASLYGLFWPVREVPPGERHLGVVEVKGVIDSESPANAERVIEGLKRAWESDSAAAVVLHINSPGGSPVQSQRIYDEIMRLRDEGDKPIYAVVEDVGASGAYYIAAAADEILVAPSSLVGSIGVVSASFGLEEAIDRLGVERRVFTAGDNKAFLDPFSEIDPSQRLFWQDVLETTHRQFVDAVRAGRGDRLADDEEIFSGLIWSGEQALGLGLVDEIQSLDGLARELLDEPRLRDYTPRLDPFERFSRHFGRVAAEWMGLPSSHSPLRYQLP from the coding sequence ATGAGTGACGACAAGCGAGACGATCCCCCCGCCCAGGACAAGTGGACCCAGGGCCCTGAGCTGAGCGCCGAGCAGCGGCGTGACGCGCTCGCCGGGCAGTCTGGCGAGCCTGCTGCCGCGCCGGGCGATGATGCCGAGACGCTGCGCGAGCGGCAGCGCCTGGCGCAGATCGAGATGATGGATCGCTGGGTGGGTGGCGTGCTGACCGAGCAGCGCCGTACGCGGCGCTGGAAGCTGTTCTTCCGTTTCTTCTTTGCCGCGCTGATCCTGGCCTCGCTGTCTGCCTCGCTGTATGGGCTTTTCTGGCCTGTGCGCGAGGTGCCGCCGGGCGAGCGTCATCTGGGGGTCGTCGAGGTCAAGGGCGTGATCGACAGCGAATCGCCGGCCAACGCCGAGCGCGTCATCGAGGGGCTCAAGCGCGCCTGGGAGAGCGACAGCGCGGCGGCGGTGGTGCTGCATATCAACAGCCCCGGCGGTAGTCCGGTGCAGTCGCAGCGTATCTACGACGAGATCATGCGGCTGCGCGACGAGGGCGACAAACCGATCTACGCGGTGGTCGAGGATGTCGGCGCCAGCGGCGCCTACTATATTGCCGCCGCCGCAGACGAGATCCTGGTGGCGCCGTCGAGCCTGGTCGGCTCCATCGGCGTGGTGTCGGCCAGCTTCGGTCTTGAAGAGGCCATTGACCGGCTGGGCGTCGAGCGGCGCGTGTTTACCGCCGGCGACAACAAGGCGTTCCTCGACCCCTTCTCGGAGATCGACCCGAGCCAGCGGCTATTCTGGCAGGACGTGCTGGAGACCACCCATCGCCAGTTCGTCGACGCGGTGCGCGCCGGGCGCGGCGACCGGCTGGCCGACGACGAGGAGATCTTCTCGGGGCTGATATGGAGCGGTGAACAAGCCTTGGGTTTGGGGCTGGTCGATGAGATACAGAGCCTCGACGGCCTGGCCCGCGAGCTGCTCGACGAGCCGCGGCTGCGCGACTACACCCCGCGCCTCGATCCCTTCGAGCGCTTCTCGCGCCACTTCGGGCGGGTCGCCGCGGAGTGGATGGGGCTGCCCAGCTCGCACTCGCCGCTGCGCTATCAGTTGCCTTGA
- a CDS encoding HAD family hydrolase has translation MRYRLIIFDWDGTLMDSEARIVDCMQAAARDTGLAELSRAAVRDIIGLGLPEAIDKLCPGISAARAETLRQHYARRFRAADQTPLQFFPGVEQGIARLRGGRDTRLAVATGKSRRGLDRVFAANGSGAWFDASRTADETRSKPHPQMLEELLAETGVDVGDAVMVGDTEYDLEMARALGMDRIAVTYGVHEPRRLVACQPSFTAHAFPELIDWLHA, from the coding sequence ATGCGCTATCGACTGATCATCTTCGACTGGGATGGCACCCTGATGGATTCGGAGGCGCGCATCGTCGACTGCATGCAGGCCGCAGCCCGCGATACCGGCCTCGCCGAACTGAGCCGTGCCGCGGTGCGCGACATCATCGGCCTGGGCCTGCCCGAAGCGATTGACAAGCTGTGTCCGGGGATCAGCGCCGCGCGCGCCGAGACACTGCGTCAGCACTATGCGCGACGTTTTCGCGCCGCCGACCAGACGCCGCTGCAGTTCTTTCCCGGCGTCGAGCAGGGCATCGCACGGCTGCGCGGAGGGCGCGACACGCGTCTGGCGGTGGCCACCGGCAAGAGTCGCCGCGGCCTCGATCGGGTGTTTGCCGCCAACGGCAGCGGCGCCTGGTTCGATGCCAGCCGCACCGCCGACGAGACGCGCTCCAAGCCACACCCGCAGATGCTCGAGGAACTCCTGGCCGAGACCGGCGTCGATGTCGGGGATGCGGTAATGGTCGGTGATACCGAATATGATCTCGAGATGGCCCGCGCGCTGGGCATGGATCGTATCGCCGTGACCTATGGCGTTCACGAGCCCCGGCGGCTGGTCGCCTGCCAGCCAAGCTTTACCGCCCATGCCTTCCCCGAGTTGATCGACTGGCTGCACGCCTGA
- a CDS encoding 23S rRNA pseudouridine(955/2504/2580) synthase, with translation MADGQEVGRAVQWVEVTQAQAGQRIDNFLRTRLKGAPKALIYRIVRKGEVRVNKKRVKVDYRLVDGDLVRIPPLRLAPEEATREVSDNLRNLLAGSVLVEGPDWLVINKPSGLAVHGGSGVKIGLIEALRQVRDDLDFLELVHRLDRDTSGCLLLAKSRPALVALNNALKQRQMDKQYLALVAGRWPARRDYVSARLDRFEAGNGERRVRVDPEGKVSRTRFAVREAFAGTTLIEAEPVTGRTHQIRVHAAHAGHPLLGDDKYGSREGQHLAGRLGLSRLFLHAAALTFPEPTSGRPVHIKAPLGDELEAVLVRARKAR, from the coding sequence ATGGCCGACGGGCAAGAAGTAGGCAGGGCGGTACAGTGGGTCGAGGTGACCCAGGCGCAGGCCGGGCAGCGCATCGATAATTTCCTGCGTACCCGCCTGAAGGGCGCACCCAAGGCTCTGATCTATCGGATCGTGCGCAAGGGCGAGGTGCGCGTCAACAAGAAGCGCGTCAAGGTCGACTACCGCCTGGTCGATGGCGATCTGGTGCGTATCCCGCCGCTGCGGCTAGCGCCTGAAGAGGCGACCCGTGAGGTCAGCGACAACCTGCGCAACCTGCTGGCCGGTAGCGTACTGGTCGAGGGCCCCGACTGGCTGGTGATCAACAAGCCCTCGGGACTGGCGGTGCACGGCGGCAGCGGGGTCAAGATCGGCTTGATCGAGGCGCTGCGCCAGGTGCGCGACGATCTCGACTTCCTCGAGCTGGTGCATCGCCTCGATCGCGACACCTCCGGCTGCCTGCTGCTGGCCAAGTCGCGCCCGGCGCTGGTGGCGCTCAACAATGCCTTGAAGCAGCGCCAGATGGACAAGCAGTATCTGGCCCTGGTGGCCGGTCGCTGGCCGGCGCGGCGCGACTACGTGAGTGCCCGGCTCGACCGCTTCGAGGCCGGTAACGGCGAGCGCCGGGTGCGTGTCGACCCCGAGGGCAAGGTGTCGCGGACGCGCTTCGCGGTGCGCGAAGCCTTCGCCGGCACCACCCTGATCGAGGCCGAGCCGGTGACCGGGCGGACTCACCAGATCCGCGTACATGCCGCGCATGCCGGCCATCCGCTGCTCGGTGACGACAAGTACGGCTCCCGCGAGGGTCAGCATCTGGCCGGCCGGCTGGGGCTGTCGCGGCTGTTCCTGCACGCCGCGGCACTGACCTTTCCCGAGCCCACCAGCGGCCGACCGGTGCATATCAAGGCGCCGCTGGGCGACGAGCTCGAGGCGGTGCTGGTTCGCGCCCGTAAGGCACGCTGA